The Deltaproteobacteria bacterium genome window below encodes:
- a CDS encoding universal stress protein, with amino-acid sequence MEKKSEKKAIKIMAAIDGSAMTDLVLAHCARYAKMSDCELLLLYVIEDIVPLSGIPDTPLYKEREEEGMKILTSAQKILNDQGVDCKTLLVEGPVAQQIVNVAEDRGIDYIFMGSRGLRGVKRMLLGSVADDVVRYAHCAVAIIR; translated from the coding sequence ATGGAAAAAAAAAGTGAAAAGAAAGCCATAAAAATCATGGCGGCAATTGATGGTTCAGCGATGACGGATCTGGTGCTGGCTCATTGCGCCCGTTACGCAAAGATGTCCGATTGTGAATTATTATTGCTGTATGTTATCGAGGACATCGTTCCACTTTCCGGAATACCGGATACCCCTCTTTACAAAGAGAGAGAAGAAGAAGGGATGAAAATCCTGACGAGCGCCCAGAAAATTCTCAACGATCAAGGTGTGGATTGCAAAACCCTTTTGGTGGAGGGCCCGGTTGCCCAGCAAATCGTCAACGTTGCCGAGGACAGGGGAATCGATTACATTTTCATGGGAAGCCGTGGTTTAAGGGGAGTCAAGAGAATGTTGCTCGGTAGTGTCGCCGACGATGTTGTCAGGTATGCCCACTGCGCGGTGGCAATTATACGCTAA
- a CDS encoding peroxidase, with the protein MTETWLTTLITDTPQAGFELAITLSRRGVKYTQPDPDVLKKLRPIYSEDANALMAASQIVAINFQTIAAANNYWRK; encoded by the coding sequence ATGACCGAGACATGGCTTACCACGCTGATCACCGACACACCTCAAGCGGGATTCGAACTCGCAATCACTCTAAGCAGGCGTGGCGTCAAGTACACACAGCCGGACCCGGATGTACTTAAAAAGCTTCGCCCCATATACTCAGAGGACGCGAATGCCCTTATGGCGGCATCCCAGATCGTCGCCATAAATTTCCAAACAATCGCTGCGGCCAATAATTATTGGCGCAAGTGA